The following proteins are co-located in the Lacticaseibacillus paracasei subsp. paracasei genome:
- a CDS encoding Cof-type HAD-IIB family hydrolase: MKKRGAFDLRYRLILSDIDGTLLNSNHQLTDEVKTAIKEYAAAGGTFVLASARPPLAMTALAHQMGLDVPLASLNGAVICKPQHGDLKILSATPWAAGIGSQAYEALAKLALSLNIFSGAHWYVNVVDAWVQQEAAITGFGAETAPMEQMLAEGLPVHKMLCMGEPAVVDRAEAIILAHPEWQLVASRSKRTYLEIVRQGVSKEAALRQLSDLFAIPMTETMALGDGENDLPMLKTAALGVTLANGLPVVLDAIKTVVPDNDHDGAAVAIRKYAMAKA, encoded by the coding sequence ATGAAAAAGAGAGGGGCTTTTGATTTGCGTTATCGACTGATTTTAAGTGACATTGACGGGACGCTGCTGAATTCAAATCACCAGTTGACCGATGAAGTTAAAACGGCCATCAAGGAATACGCGGCTGCTGGCGGAACCTTTGTGCTGGCTTCTGCGCGGCCGCCTTTGGCCATGACCGCTTTGGCACATCAGATGGGTCTCGACGTGCCACTTGCCAGTCTCAACGGCGCCGTCATTTGCAAACCGCAACATGGCGATTTAAAAATCCTGTCCGCAACGCCTTGGGCCGCTGGCATTGGTAGCCAAGCATACGAAGCGTTAGCTAAACTGGCACTCAGTCTGAATATTTTCAGTGGCGCGCATTGGTATGTGAACGTGGTGGATGCGTGGGTCCAACAAGAAGCCGCAATCACAGGCTTTGGCGCAGAAACTGCGCCTATGGAACAAATGCTGGCGGAAGGATTGCCAGTGCATAAAATGCTGTGCATGGGTGAGCCTGCTGTGGTTGATCGCGCGGAAGCCATCATTCTTGCCCATCCAGAGTGGCAATTGGTCGCTAGCCGTTCGAAACGAACCTATCTAGAAATTGTGCGGCAAGGCGTGTCAAAAGAAGCCGCTCTTCGCCAACTCAGTGACTTGTTTGCCATCCCCATGACTGAGACGATGGCGTTGGGCGATGGTGAAAATGATTTGCCAATGTTAAAAACTGCTGCACTTGGGGTGACCTTGGCCAATGGGTTGCCTGTGGTATTAGATGCAATTAAAACTGTTGTCCCTGACAACGATCATGATGGTGCAGCAGTCGCCATCAGAAAATATGCGATGGCCAAAGCATAA
- a CDS encoding M13 family metallopeptidase — MSLPRIQDDLYMAVNGTWQQTTVIPPDKSVVSADSDLTDSIRIKLVADLKKINAAPQAADSPLQNAARLFAKANDKVRRNQLGMTPVRARLDKIAGLKTLAQFRAALPKLLAEQYVLPVSPYVDADMHDAAHNILNLGGPATILPDAAMYQTDDAENAADLAAWSKMVATLLGEAGFDQTAQAHYVAAAKSFDRRLAAFIPANVDFAVDSTFDNPLTWTEFVEDAGFLGIPEALAAKMPQTPTKVNAVVPAYLPHLSTLITEANYPEWQAWMLISELLACADYLSDDSRQLAGQYDRFLAGQPEPEAWEKHAFGVANDYFDDAIGQYYGQTYFGADAKADITAMVKEILQQYQVQLEHNTWLSPATKQKAIRKLATMKIKMGYPDQLFPLYATLHVEPEADLLPTILQLSQQTQDFWLQQVGQPVDRNVWGMPGHLVNACYDPMKNDITFPAGILQPPYYSLNWTRAQNLGGTGATIGHEISHSFDNNGALYDEYGTLNNWWTVEDKQAFDKLVTAIADQFDGLLYEGVKVNGRLTVSENIADNAGMAVALDLLGDSADPKVLQDFFIAYTRSWATKMRPERAKTVLRQDVHAPATLRVNVPVQNFEAWYQAFDVQPTDGMYRLPAKRVTIWRR, encoded by the coding sequence ATGTCATTACCACGTATTCAAGATGATTTATATATGGCGGTCAACGGGACTTGGCAGCAGACCACGGTGATCCCGCCTGACAAAAGCGTCGTGAGTGCTGACAGTGATCTAACTGATAGCATTCGAATCAAGTTGGTAGCCGATTTGAAGAAAATAAACGCGGCACCACAAGCCGCCGATTCACCACTGCAAAATGCCGCACGACTATTTGCTAAGGCTAATGATAAAGTTCGACGCAACCAACTCGGCATGACACCGGTTCGTGCACGGCTGGATAAAATTGCTGGGCTTAAAACGCTGGCCCAGTTTCGTGCAGCACTGCCAAAACTACTAGCGGAGCAATATGTGTTGCCAGTAAGCCCGTACGTTGATGCTGATATGCACGATGCGGCTCACAATATTTTGAATCTTGGTGGTCCGGCCACGATTTTACCTGACGCTGCCATGTATCAAACCGATGATGCAGAGAATGCGGCAGATTTAGCTGCATGGTCGAAAATGGTCGCGACGCTTTTGGGTGAGGCCGGTTTTGACCAGACAGCACAAGCGCACTATGTGGCGGCGGCTAAAAGCTTTGATCGCCGATTGGCTGCGTTCATTCCGGCAAATGTCGATTTTGCCGTTGATAGCACCTTTGACAATCCGCTAACCTGGACTGAATTTGTAGAAGATGCTGGTTTCTTAGGCATTCCCGAAGCTTTGGCTGCTAAAATGCCGCAGACACCGACGAAGGTCAACGCCGTGGTGCCTGCTTATCTGCCGCATCTGTCGACATTAATCACCGAAGCAAACTATCCAGAATGGCAAGCATGGATGCTGATTAGCGAACTATTGGCTTGTGCTGATTATTTAAGCGATGATAGCCGCCAACTTGCTGGTCAATATGACCGTTTTTTGGCTGGACAGCCTGAGCCCGAAGCTTGGGAAAAGCATGCTTTTGGAGTTGCCAACGACTATTTTGATGATGCAATTGGTCAGTACTATGGCCAGACTTATTTTGGCGCGGATGCGAAAGCGGATATTACCGCGATGGTCAAGGAAATTTTGCAACAATATCAGGTTCAACTTGAACACAATACTTGGTTAAGCCCAGCGACCAAGCAGAAGGCTATCCGCAAATTAGCGACTATGAAAATTAAAATGGGTTATCCAGATCAACTTTTCCCGCTTTACGCGACCCTGCATGTCGAGCCAGAGGCTGATTTACTGCCGACCATTTTGCAATTGAGCCAGCAGACGCAAGACTTTTGGCTTCAGCAGGTGGGTCAGCCAGTGGATCGCAATGTTTGGGGGATGCCGGGGCACCTTGTGAATGCCTGCTACGATCCGATGAAAAATGACATCACCTTCCCAGCCGGAATTTTACAGCCGCCATACTACTCACTGAACTGGACCCGAGCGCAAAATCTTGGCGGTACCGGTGCTACCATCGGTCACGAGATTTCACATTCGTTCGATAATAATGGCGCCTTGTATGATGAGTACGGCACGTTAAATAATTGGTGGACGGTTGAGGACAAACAAGCCTTCGACAAGTTAGTGACAGCTATTGCGGATCAGTTTGACGGTTTATTGTATGAAGGCGTCAAAGTGAATGGCCGACTGACGGTTAGCGAAAACATCGCCGATAATGCCGGCATGGCGGTGGCGTTGGACTTGTTAGGGGATTCGGCTGACCCGAAAGTGCTGCAAGACTTCTTTATTGCCTATACTCGTTCCTGGGCGACCAAAATGCGGCCAGAGCGCGCTAAAACGGTGTTGCGGCAAGATGTCCATGCCCCGGCGACCTTGCGGGTTAATGTCCCTGTGCAAAACTTTGAGGCGTGGTATCAAGCTTTCGATGTACAGCCGACCGATGGTATGTATCGACTGCCCGCAAAGCGCGTCACGATTTGGCGTCGGTAG
- a CDS encoding YxeA family protein, giving the protein MKKVLIGLVVLIVLVFGGLKIFEITNYGGTTYYTKITNAGQQATDHDQDGNKYTIYAYDLPGYDEKGSLQQLKFNANQDRPLKMNAYLKVIYNDKKGVTDWQRVPRAEVPKAALAKLD; this is encoded by the coding sequence ATGAAGAAAGTTTTGATCGGCCTTGTTGTGCTGATTGTGCTGGTATTTGGCGGCTTGAAAATTTTTGAAATCACAAATTATGGTGGCACGACTTATTACACGAAGATCACAAACGCTGGTCAACAGGCCACTGACCATGATCAAGATGGTAATAAATACACCATCTACGCCTACGACTTGCCTGGCTATGATGAAAAAGGCAGTTTGCAGCAGCTGAAGTTCAATGCTAATCAAGACCGACCACTTAAAATGAATGCTTATTTGAAAGTGATATACAATGATAAAAAAGGCGTCACTGATTGGCAGCGTGTCCCGCGAGCAGAGGTGCCAAAAGCGGCGCTGGCAAAGTTGGACTAG
- a CDS encoding DUF4828 domain-containing protein, whose amino-acid sequence MASFLRGLKHALAHRGHHQESQTKAANPALALAKNFTGNFAFLDEQTNKTHSLAISPQLQIAIDNKVLPGQVVGITIHELTFLDHYGYKLVITADDNGPQTIYDEAEDATYAIIVPSV is encoded by the coding sequence ATGGCGAGTTTTTTACGCGGGCTGAAACATGCACTCGCGCATCGGGGTCATCATCAGGAGTCGCAAACCAAGGCAGCCAATCCTGCATTGGCATTGGCGAAGAATTTTACGGGGAATTTTGCATTTCTCGATGAGCAAACCAACAAGACCCACTCGCTGGCGATCTCGCCACAACTGCAGATCGCAATCGACAACAAAGTGCTTCCCGGTCAAGTCGTCGGCATCACCATCCATGAGCTGACTTTTCTCGACCATTACGGCTATAAGTTGGTCATCACGGCCGACGATAATGGTCCGCAAACGATCTACGACGAGGCTGAAGATGCCACTTATGCGATTATTGTTCCGAGTGTTTAA
- a CDS encoding PPK2 family polyphosphate kinase, which produces MALEQYRFDGKGKFDMKGFTTTPPDSFKNKKDQIKADIENNIKTLSKVQQHLAAQKQYSVLIIFQGMDAAGKDSMIEHVMSGVNPQGTSVVSFKVPTELELDHDFLWRIHKAFPAGGELTVFNRSQYEEVLVDRVHPELLLKENLPSIDSVQDVSDSLWAERFNDIKALEAYARRNGILILKFFLHLSKAEQKNRFLKRIEVPEKNWKFSLADIKERRYWDDYQKAYQEAIQNTATKANPWFIIPSDDKWYSRLIVSQIINQEVTALPLKYPEISDAQKQQLEHAVEALKD; this is translated from the coding sequence ATGGCATTAGAACAATATCGGTTTGACGGTAAAGGCAAGTTTGATATGAAAGGCTTCACGACCACACCGCCAGATAGTTTTAAAAATAAAAAAGATCAAATTAAAGCAGATATTGAGAATAACATCAAAACATTATCAAAAGTGCAGCAACATTTAGCCGCGCAAAAACAGTACAGTGTTTTGATCATTTTCCAAGGCATGGATGCTGCCGGAAAAGACAGTATGATCGAGCATGTGATGTCTGGGGTTAATCCACAAGGCACTTCTGTTGTCTCGTTCAAAGTGCCGACTGAGCTGGAGCTAGATCATGATTTTTTGTGGCGAATTCACAAGGCCTTCCCCGCTGGCGGCGAATTAACAGTTTTCAACCGCTCGCAATATGAGGAAGTCCTCGTTGACCGCGTCCATCCCGAATTGTTACTCAAGGAAAACCTGCCTAGTATCGACAGTGTTCAGGACGTTTCCGATAGTCTTTGGGCTGAACGGTTCAATGATATTAAAGCTTTGGAAGCTTACGCACGGCGCAACGGGATTTTAATTTTGAAATTTTTCCTGCACCTTTCCAAGGCGGAACAAAAGAATCGATTCCTTAAGCGTATCGAGGTTCCGGAAAAGAATTGGAAGTTTTCACTGGCTGATATTAAGGAACGCCGCTACTGGGATGATTATCAAAAAGCCTATCAAGAGGCTATTCAGAACACGGCAACTAAAGCCAATCCTTGGTTCATCATTCCATCTGACGATAAATGGTATTCACGGCTGATTGTTTCGCAGATTATCAATCAAGAAGTCACCGCTTTGCCGCTAAAATATCCGGAGATTTCCGATGCTCAAAAGCAGCAGCTTGAACATGCTGTTGAGGCTTTGAAAGACTAA
- a CDS encoding GNAT family N-acetyltransferase: protein MSIRPAITNDISPLLSLVQGYYHDSPVPLTIDESAMAAHLNQLRTDATLGALLVAELDQQLVGFAILYRSFDTRTLKPLLIINDVYVAPKFRRHGLARQLMQAAFQLADERGYAGCSWQTRISNHGAQHLYDQLGVRETGWIHYYRAGKD, encoded by the coding sequence ATGTCCATTCGCCCTGCCATCACCAACGACATCTCGCCTTTATTATCACTCGTTCAAGGTTATTATCATGACAGCCCTGTCCCACTTACGATTGATGAAAGTGCCATGGCTGCTCATCTGAATCAGCTACGGACTGATGCCACATTAGGGGCTTTGCTTGTGGCTGAGTTGGACCAGCAACTGGTCGGCTTTGCGATTCTTTATCGTAGTTTTGACACCCGCACGCTCAAGCCGTTGTTGATCATCAACGATGTTTATGTCGCCCCTAAGTTTCGCCGCCACGGTTTGGCCCGACAATTGATGCAGGCTGCCTTTCAACTGGCTGATGAGCGCGGTTATGCAGGCTGCAGTTGGCAAACACGGATCAGCAATCATGGCGCCCAGCATCTGTATGATCAGCTTGGCGTCCGCGAAACTGGCTGGATTCATTATTATCGTGCTGGCAAAGATTAA
- a CDS encoding DegV family protein, with protein MYQLLTDSCCDLPYQTLHDHHVDFVSMHFTIDGQEYEDDLGEDKYDINAFYQQLKQNVMPTTTQVNVGQFVDFFTPYVEAKTPILYIGFSSGLSGTFDSATQAKAMLLEKHPDAQIYLIDTLAACAGEGQFVLDAIDKRDAGMPIAELAQWLTDHRLHYRMWFTVDKLDFLYHGGRVSRTSAALGTMLNIKPVMDVDTAGKLRVVRKVRARKRSLIDLTDETLKAVKANPTHRVIISTSGDYDAANFVKDRLHAASPETPLQVGNIGPTIASHTGFGCVAVFSMATDDRQ; from the coding sequence ATGTACCAGCTTTTAACCGATTCTTGCTGCGACTTACCCTATCAAACATTACACGATCATCATGTGGATTTTGTCTCAATGCATTTTACAATTGATGGTCAGGAATACGAAGACGATCTTGGCGAAGATAAATACGATATCAATGCCTTTTACCAGCAGCTTAAGCAAAATGTGATGCCAACAACGACACAGGTCAACGTTGGCCAATTTGTGGATTTCTTCACACCTTATGTTGAAGCCAAAACACCGATTCTATACATTGGTTTCTCCAGTGGTTTAAGCGGTACGTTTGATTCTGCAACACAGGCTAAAGCGATGTTGTTAGAAAAGCATCCTGATGCCCAAATTTATTTAATCGACACATTAGCCGCTTGCGCGGGGGAAGGCCAATTTGTGTTGGACGCGATTGATAAACGCGATGCTGGCATGCCGATTGCTGAGTTAGCGCAATGGCTGACAGATCATCGGTTGCATTATCGGATGTGGTTCACCGTTGATAAGCTAGATTTTCTGTATCATGGCGGCCGCGTTTCGCGGACATCAGCAGCCCTTGGAACGATGCTGAATATTAAGCCGGTTATGGACGTCGATACTGCTGGGAAACTTCGCGTTGTGCGCAAAGTCCGCGCCCGAAAACGGTCACTGATCGACTTAACTGATGAAACACTGAAGGCTGTTAAAGCCAACCCGACGCACCGGGTCATCATTTCAACGTCAGGCGATTATGACGCCGCCAACTTCGTGAAAGACCGATTGCATGCCGCCTCACCTGAAACACCGCTGCAAGTCGGCAACATCGGCCCCACCATCGCCAGCCACACCGGCTTTGGTTGTGTCGCGGTCTTCTCGATGGCTACTGACGATCGGCAATGA
- a CDS encoding Gfo/Idh/MocA family protein: MLKLGVIGTGWITKQFVAAAMATKAYKLTAVYSRHQESAQSFIDSTAPATAYTTMDAFLGSDIDVVYIASPNSLHASQALAALDADKHVIVEKPLVATTMEFEKLDEALRKKPSLYLFEAARHVYEHNFEVVNEFTHSQPVDGATLTYMKYSSKYDAFLAGKLPNVFNPEFAGGALMDLGIYLVYDAIAWFGVPENAVYLPHFLKSGIDGDGVARLDYGKFAVTLITGKTTNSELPSEIYSGKQTLMMDNAAELETVKLGDQVLSTEKLANPMEAEAAYFAKAIVGKDRNAFDKAWQLAKEVHQVMSILRTSANLDF; the protein is encoded by the coding sequence ATGTTAAAACTCGGTGTGATTGGAACAGGTTGGATCACCAAGCAATTCGTGGCGGCAGCGATGGCGACGAAAGCTTATAAGCTCACCGCTGTTTATTCGCGACATCAGGAAAGCGCGCAATCATTTATTGACAGCACGGCACCAGCTACTGCTTATACGACGATGGATGCTTTTCTTGGCAGTGATATCGATGTTGTTTACATTGCCAGTCCAAATAGTTTGCATGCGTCTCAAGCGTTGGCAGCGTTAGACGCCGATAAGCATGTGATCGTGGAGAAACCATTGGTTGCCACGACCATGGAGTTTGAAAAGTTGGACGAAGCGTTGCGGAAGAAACCTTCTTTATATCTGTTTGAGGCAGCGCGTCACGTGTATGAACATAACTTTGAAGTCGTCAATGAATTCACCCACAGTCAACCGGTTGATGGGGCCACCTTAACGTATATGAAGTATTCGTCAAAATACGATGCCTTTTTAGCTGGCAAGTTGCCGAATGTGTTTAATCCTGAATTTGCCGGCGGCGCTTTAATGGACCTCGGTATTTACCTTGTATATGATGCGATTGCATGGTTTGGTGTACCGGAGAATGCCGTTTATTTGCCGCATTTTCTCAAAAGCGGGATTGACGGCGATGGCGTTGCTCGTCTCGACTATGGTAAGTTTGCGGTGACATTGATCACGGGTAAAACGACTAATAGCGAGTTGCCGTCAGAAATTTATTCTGGCAAGCAAACATTGATGATGGACAACGCTGCTGAGCTGGAGACCGTTAAGCTCGGTGATCAAGTGCTGAGCACAGAAAAGTTGGCTAATCCGATGGAAGCTGAGGCAGCCTATTTTGCAAAAGCAATTGTCGGCAAGGACCGCAACGCTTTTGACAAGGCATGGCAGCTCGCCAAAGAGGTTCATCAGGTCATGTCAATTCTGCGGACCTCCGCAAATCTGGATTTTTAG
- a CDS encoding SPFH domain-containing protein: protein MNSIILISLIVVVLVIVVAILFSSVAIIHTGEVGIVERLGKYVATLEPGFHMVPPLIYRITEIVNMKQIPLKVDEQEVITKDNVVVRISETLKYHITNVNAYVYQNKDSVLSMVQDTRANLRGIIGNMDLNDVLNGTETINQTLFQQIAETTAGYGLNVDRVNIDSIQVDATIQDSMNKLLRASREKEANIMEAEGHKQAAIAKAEGEKQSAILEAEANKQTQILQAQGHAESQRLIADAVKDQINSINAGLIDNGNLYLQYKNVEALEALAKGTANTVVLPSTAIDSLGSIPAVGTLFNQKKTTDNN, encoded by the coding sequence ATGAATAGCATTATTTTGATCTCGTTAATTGTTGTTGTCCTAGTCATTGTCGTTGCCATTCTTTTCTCCAGCGTTGCCATCATCCATACTGGTGAAGTCGGCATTGTGGAACGGTTGGGTAAATATGTGGCGACCCTAGAGCCTGGTTTTCACATGGTGCCACCGCTAATTTATCGGATTACCGAAATTGTCAACATGAAGCAAATTCCGTTGAAGGTTGACGAACAGGAAGTCATTACCAAAGATAATGTTGTCGTCCGCATTTCCGAAACATTGAAATATCATATTACCAACGTTAATGCTTATGTTTACCAAAACAAGGATTCCGTTCTTTCTATGGTGCAAGATACCCGCGCTAACTTGCGTGGTATTATCGGCAATATGGATTTAAACGATGTCTTGAACGGAACCGAAACGATTAACCAAACGCTGTTCCAGCAAATTGCTGAAACGACTGCTGGTTACGGCCTGAATGTTGATCGGGTGAACATCGATTCCATCCAAGTTGACGCCACGATTCAGGATTCCATGAACAAACTGTTGCGTGCTTCTCGTGAAAAGGAAGCCAACATCATGGAAGCTGAAGGCCACAAACAGGCTGCCATTGCCAAAGCTGAAGGTGAAAAACAATCGGCTATTCTTGAAGCCGAAGCCAACAAACAAACTCAGATTTTGCAGGCGCAAGGTCATGCTGAAAGTCAGCGACTCATTGCCGATGCCGTCAAAGATCAGATCAATTCGATTAATGCCGGCCTGATTGATAACGGCAATCTGTACTTGCAATACAAGAATGTCGAAGCACTTGAAGCGCTGGCAAAGGGCACCGCTAACACAGTTGTGCTGCCAAGCACTGCCATTGATTCTCTCGGTAGCATCCCAGCAGTCGGTACCTTATTTAACCAAAAGAAGACTACCGACAATAACTGA
- a CDS encoding MFS transporter, giving the protein MITMSASRRWLILIATSIVSFMATLDASIVNIALPYIARELKVPMSTVELVTSVYMIAICVLLIFWGKLSDSVGRIWLFQLGTILFALGSLFCGLSMTLPWLLTARLIQATGAAMTMATNFGIITAIFPMNQHGRALGVNSALLQLGNIAGPGIGGGVLAVLSWHWIFLINVPVALVAFLIGVLVFPRQRPSLAGAHMDWPGYGSYSVIILGFFITVFWAQTAGLSWVTLLPGMLAFVALVAFVQIERYASDPLIPFAIFKNPGFTIGILTAMIVYMLGYFNSVIMPFYLEETLGLSALTAGFCMMAIPAANVISAPIGGNLGDHFGAERVSFFALFLWCVPMGLFAAATPNWPLGWIVFGLAWSGLANGAFQNNPMMMDNVAPKFQGLAGSMAALGRNLGMTIGVALVTSLLYLNMSTQAGRYIHDYPHGHPQWFIYGMHRSYDFALLLLLLAVLLLGWLNLHRLHERKQSLS; this is encoded by the coding sequence ATGATCACCATGAGCGCCAGCCGTCGTTGGTTGATTTTGATTGCAACTTCAATTGTGTCCTTTATGGCTACATTGGATGCCAGCATCGTCAATATTGCTTTGCCCTACATTGCCCGGGAGCTGAAGGTGCCGATGAGCACCGTCGAACTTGTCACATCAGTTTATATGATTGCGATTTGTGTCCTGCTTATTTTCTGGGGGAAGTTGTCTGACAGCGTGGGTCGGATCTGGTTGTTTCAGTTGGGGACCATTTTGTTTGCACTAGGCTCGCTTTTTTGCGGACTATCCATGACCTTACCATGGTTATTAACGGCCCGATTGATTCAAGCCACAGGTGCCGCGATGACGATGGCGACTAATTTTGGCATTATCACCGCCATTTTTCCGATGAATCAGCATGGTCGCGCGCTCGGGGTCAACAGTGCCTTGTTGCAACTGGGCAATATCGCTGGTCCCGGTATTGGCGGCGGGGTGTTGGCTGTTTTAAGCTGGCATTGGATCTTTTTGATTAATGTTCCGGTTGCGCTGGTGGCGTTTTTAATTGGCGTGCTGGTTTTTCCAAGGCAGCGGCCGTCCTTGGCGGGTGCCCACATGGATTGGCCGGGATATGGCAGTTATTCGGTAATCATTTTGGGCTTTTTCATCACGGTGTTCTGGGCACAAACAGCCGGACTGTCGTGGGTGACGCTGTTACCAGGGATGCTTGCGTTCGTCGCTCTTGTGGCTTTTGTGCAGATTGAGCGATATGCATCTGACCCGCTGATTCCGTTTGCCATTTTCAAAAATCCGGGTTTCACGATTGGTATTCTGACTGCGATGATCGTCTATATGCTCGGCTATTTTAATAGCGTGATCATGCCGTTTTATCTGGAAGAAACATTAGGCTTGAGTGCGTTAACGGCGGGCTTTTGTATGATGGCAATTCCGGCGGCCAATGTTATCAGTGCGCCAATTGGCGGGAATCTGGGCGATCATTTTGGAGCAGAACGGGTGTCTTTCTTCGCGCTGTTTCTCTGGTGTGTGCCGATGGGGTTGTTTGCCGCGGCAACCCCGAACTGGCCGTTGGGTTGGATCGTGTTTGGCCTCGCGTGGTCAGGATTGGCCAATGGCGCTTTTCAAAACAATCCGATGATGATGGACAATGTCGCGCCGAAGTTTCAAGGACTGGCGGGGTCCATGGCCGCACTTGGCCGTAATTTGGGGATGACAATCGGTGTTGCCTTGGTGACAAGCTTGTTGTACCTGAATATGAGTACGCAGGCTGGTCGGTACATTCATGATTATCCGCATGGCCATCCCCAGTGGTTTATCTATGGCATGCACCGCAGCTATGATTTTGCTCTGCTACTCTTATTGCTAGCTGTGCTGCTGTTAGGCTGGTTGAACCTGCATCGGCTGCACGAGCGTAAACAGTCGTTAAGTTGA
- a CDS encoding GH25 family lysozyme — MRSRVIYADTYRKRHQRRLFLLAVLIIALGALFVWWHQRNPRPDPQTYPVLGVRLDQTDGVQDFDSLRSSKVSFVYLKATEGSSYFDDNFNTNFNQAAGSRLSIGIYHGFSFETTPQAQAAQFTRQVGQNIGDLPIGIYLSYYTEKKPSTQWLTIQLQTFVTLVQQHYHRQVLLMGSPSILKAVQKVDPQAPRWVVSDKKPTTSSGFWQYTSGARLPNGPHADYRAAVFMGDRAAFLKLSQQIVN, encoded by the coding sequence GTGCGCAGTCGGGTCATTTATGCTGATACCTATCGCAAACGTCATCAAAGACGCTTATTTTTGCTGGCCGTTTTAATCATCGCTTTGGGCGCACTGTTTGTTTGGTGGCATCAGCGCAACCCCCGCCCTGATCCGCAGACCTATCCCGTGTTGGGCGTGCGTCTTGACCAAACCGATGGGGTGCAGGATTTTGACAGTTTGCGCAGCAGCAAAGTCAGTTTTGTCTATCTCAAAGCGACTGAAGGCAGCAGCTATTTTGATGATAATTTTAATACGAATTTTAATCAGGCAGCTGGCAGTCGACTGAGCATCGGCATTTACCATGGGTTCAGCTTTGAAACGACACCCCAAGCCCAAGCTGCCCAATTCACGCGCCAAGTCGGCCAAAATATCGGTGATTTACCGATTGGCATTTACTTAAGCTATTACACTGAAAAGAAGCCAAGCACACAATGGCTGACAATTCAGTTACAAACTTTTGTCACATTGGTGCAGCAACATTATCATCGCCAAGTGTTGCTGATGGGTAGCCCAAGTATTTTAAAAGCTGTCCAAAAAGTCGACCCGCAAGCACCACGCTGGGTTGTAAGCGACAAGAAGCCGACAACGAGCAGCGGTTTCTGGCAATATACGTCTGGCGCCCGGTTGCCGAATGGACCGCACGCAGATTACCGCGCTGCCGTATTTATGGGGGATCGGGCGGCCTTTTTAAAACTGTCTCAGCAGATAGTCAATTAA